The Herminiimonas arsenitoxidans genome window below encodes:
- a CDS encoding YqaA family protein, whose translation MIDAAVQWLLVTLAAPQVGLFSVFVISFVSATLLPLGSEPAVFAVVKANADLFWPVLLVATAGNTLGGIVNYWMGLGAKQVFAKERQTRWFGWLERFGAKTMLLAWLPGIGDPLCLLAGWLKLPFWPCVLYMAIGKFLRYLTMTWILLYIPDGFWRYLGNLF comes from the coding sequence ATGATTGACGCTGCCGTACAGTGGTTGCTGGTGACGTTGGCTGCGCCGCAGGTCGGGCTGTTTTCGGTATTTGTCATCAGTTTCGTCTCTGCGACCTTGTTGCCGCTGGGTTCCGAACCGGCCGTCTTTGCGGTCGTCAAGGCCAATGCCGATCTGTTCTGGCCGGTGCTGTTGGTGGCGACAGCGGGTAATACCTTGGGCGGTATCGTCAATTACTGGATGGGTTTGGGGGCTAAACAGGTTTTTGCCAAGGAAAGGCAAACGCGCTGGTTCGGCTGGTTAGAGCGATTTGGCGCAAAAACCATGCTGCTGGCCTGGCTGCCAGGCATAGGCGATCCACTGTGTCTATTGGCCGGCTGGCTGAAACTCCCGTTCTGGCCATGCGTCTTGTATATGGCGATAGGTAAATTCCTGCGCTATCTGACGATGACCTGGATACTTCTTTATATCCCTGATGGGTTTTGGCGATATCTGGGAAATTTGTTTTAA